From Phenylobacterium montanum, the proteins below share one genomic window:
- a CDS encoding peptidoglycan glycosyltransferase FtsW produces the protein MNPQHHAFARSDRSRLGVWWWTTDHILLGATAILIAIGVLLSFANSPAAAERLNLGDPFHFAVRQSIFAIGGAVVLLAVSMMTPKGVKRAAFFIYLASIAVMIALPLLGHHAKGATRWLEVGGFTLQPSEFMKPALIVLAAWMFSEGQKGEGVPGVSIAFVLYGLAVFLLLLQPDVGQTILITIAFGAAFFMAGVPFAWIIGLLVVAGIGGVGLYFAFDHVSSRVNSFLSHDHAGAQADPNQIRHALEAIAAGGWFGQGPGEAVLKRQLPDVHTDFAYAGGAEEFGLVFSLFLIGLFAVIVLRGLYKSMKLADTFDQVAAGGLFVLMGQQVFINIAMELRLIPTKGMTLPFISYGGSSMLAMGLTLGMALALTRKRPGAYTPTEGPNGAFA, from the coding sequence ATGAACCCCCAGCACCACGCCTTCGCCCGCTCCGACCGGTCGCGGCTGGGGGTGTGGTGGTGGACCACCGACCATATCCTTTTGGGCGCGACGGCGATCCTGATCGCCATCGGCGTGCTCTTGAGCTTCGCCAACAGCCCGGCGGCGGCCGAGCGCTTGAACCTGGGCGACCCGTTCCATTTCGCCGTGCGCCAGAGCATCTTCGCCATCGGCGGGGCCGTGGTGCTGCTGGCCGTGTCGATGATGACCCCGAAGGGGGTCAAGCGGGCGGCCTTCTTCATCTATCTCGCCTCGATCGCGGTGATGATCGCCCTGCCGCTCTTGGGCCACCACGCCAAGGGCGCCACGCGCTGGCTGGAGGTCGGCGGCTTCACCCTGCAGCCGTCCGAGTTCATGAAGCCGGCCCTGATCGTCCTGGCCGCCTGGATGTTCTCGGAAGGGCAGAAGGGCGAGGGGGTGCCGGGCGTCTCTATCGCCTTCGTGCTCTATGGCCTGGCGGTGTTCCTGCTGCTGCTGCAGCCCGACGTCGGCCAGACCATCCTGATCACCATCGCCTTCGGGGCCGCCTTCTTCATGGCCGGGGTGCCGTTCGCCTGGATCATCGGCCTGCTGGTCGTGGCGGGCATAGGCGGGGTGGGCCTCTATTTCGCCTTCGACCACGTCTCCAGCCGGGTGAACAGTTTCCTGTCCCACGACCACGCCGGCGCCCAGGCCGACCCCAACCAGATCCGCCACGCGCTGGAGGCCATCGCCGCCGGCGGCTGGTTCGGCCAGGGGCCGGGCGAGGCGGTCCTTAAGCGCCAGCTGCCCGACGTGCACACCGACTTCGCCTATGCCGGGGGCGCTGAGGAGTTCGGCCTGGTCTTCTCGCTGTTCCTGATCGGGCTTTTCGCCGTGATTGTGCTGCGCGGCCTCTACAAGTCGATGAAGCTGGCCGACACCTTCGACCAGGTGGCGGCGGGCGGCCTGTTCGTGCTGATGGGCCAGCAGGTGTTCATCAACATCGCCATGGAATTGCGCCTGATCCCGACAAAGGGCATGACGCTGCCGTTCATTTCGTACGGAGGCTCGTCGATGCTCGCCATGGGACTGACCTTGGGCATGGCGCTGGCCCTGACGCGCAAGCGCCCGGGCGCCTACACCCCGACCGAAGGCCCGAACGGCGCCTTCGCGTGA
- the murG gene encoding undecaprenyldiphospho-muramoylpentapeptide beta-N-acetylglucosaminyltransferase yields MSRRSNGKLAVVAAGGTGGHLFPAQALAEALIARGWRVVLCTDERGANFASNFPAEERIGLSAATYKPGDPMGMVRAALAIMTGVMQARTAFKRLDPDVVVGFGGYPSLPALLAAISTGRRTVIHEQNAVIGRANKFLAGRVTTVACAFPTLLKAPAAVSRRAKVVGNPVRPEIQALADKPYEAPTDQIRLLITGGSQGARLLSELMPQAIARLPESLRMRLVVQQQTRAESMDQARATYRNALVEAEIAPFFRDMAGRLGAAHLVVGRAGSSTVCEFAVAGKPAILVPLKIALDDDQGQNARLLAEAGGAEIAREDVLTVDVMANALETLLTNPARLERMAAAARSVARPDAAERLADVVEATAG; encoded by the coding sequence GTGAGCCGTCGCAGCAACGGCAAGCTCGCGGTGGTCGCCGCCGGCGGCACCGGCGGGCACCTGTTCCCGGCCCAGGCCCTGGCCGAGGCCCTGATCGCCCGCGGCTGGCGGGTGGTGCTGTGCACCGACGAGCGCGGGGCCAATTTCGCCTCCAATTTCCCGGCCGAGGAGCGCATCGGCCTTTCCGCCGCGACCTACAAGCCCGGCGATCCCATGGGCATGGTGCGGGCCGCGCTGGCCATCATGACCGGGGTGATGCAGGCGCGGACTGCGTTCAAGCGGCTGGACCCGGACGTGGTGGTCGGCTTCGGCGGCTACCCCTCCCTGCCGGCCCTCCTGGCCGCCATCTCCACCGGTCGCCGCACGGTGATCCACGAGCAGAACGCGGTGATCGGCCGGGCCAACAAGTTCCTGGCCGGGCGGGTGACCACGGTCGCCTGCGCCTTCCCGACCCTGCTCAAGGCCCCGGCCGCGGTCAGCCGCCGGGCCAAGGTGGTCGGCAACCCCGTCCGGCCCGAGATCCAGGCCCTGGCTGACAAGCCCTATGAGGCGCCGACCGACCAGATCCGCCTTCTGATCACCGGCGGCAGCCAGGGCGCGCGCCTGCTCTCCGAGCTCATGCCCCAGGCCATAGCGCGCCTGCCCGAGTCCCTGCGGATGCGCCTGGTCGTCCAGCAGCAGACCCGCGCCGAGTCCATGGACCAGGCCCGGGCGACCTATCGCAACGCCCTGGTCGAGGCCGAGATCGCTCCTTTCTTCCGCGACATGGCCGGGCGCCTGGGCGCCGCCCACCTGGTGGTCGGGCGGGCCGGGTCTTCGACGGTCTGCGAGTTCGCCGTGGCCGGCAAGCCCGCCATTCTGGTGCCGCTGAAGATCGCCCTGGACGACGACCAGGGCCAGAACGCCCGCCTGCTGGCCGAGGCCGGCGGCGCCGAGATCGCCCGCGAGGACGTGCTGACGGTGGACGTGATGGCCAATGCGCTCGAGACCCTGCTGACCAACCCGGCGCGGCTGGAGCGCATGGCCGCCGCCGCGCGGTCGGTGGCGCGGCCGGATGCGGCCGAGCGGCTGGCGGACGTGGTGGAGGCCACGGCGGGATAG
- a CDS encoding TonB-dependent receptor domain-containing protein yields MAAARSQDAAGADTAAAQPSHEIVVTGSRIRQPPLAGVSAIGRLSSQDLEFRGTMRVEDAINRLPQTFADQTSHVGLNPTGTATVNLRALGPQRTLVLIDGKRLMPGDPTGGSVAPDLNFIPDALVDRIEIVTGGASAVYGSDAVAGVVNFVLKKDFSGLMVDVQAGADNHHNQEAQIQSAVAAAGYVLPPANVTDGYGAEVTLVAGAKSPDGRGDVTLYGGYRYTQPVMNGARDFSACPLGAVGGTLSCFGSTHAPALARFVVLDPATSGFVQDLTLDPGGPSGALRPFDAPRDAYNYAPFEYFQRPEDRYTAGAFGEYQVTPALEVYASGMFMYDSTVAELAPSGLFVQPFSIACSNPMLSAAEVQAFCADAHVPPGGSALLVIGRRDTEAGARQSTLTHQDYRLIIGARGDLRGWDYDLSAMRSAVATGQTDTHDISLRRAADALNVVRNASGALVCASGGPGCVPYDIFQVGGVTKAALAYLGQPDRAKGTTGETVLSASVSSQLERFGLKSPWAAQGLSVAFGAEYRRESLSFSPDAELASGDLAGQGGVPLTPVRGAFHTTDLFGEARAPLAQNRGLLLRDLTLELGYRYSWYGDLGSSGTYKAGGLWSPVEGLSVRASLNHAVRAPNAVELFTPQSLDRMGFDVDPCAGASPIGSAADCARTGVSAAQYGHIVASSEGYNSLDGGNANLRPETADTGTIGIVVAPRGVDGLVATIDYYDIRIRDGISQVPPGFVIEQCLATGDPVYCKQIHRQPGTGSLWLGADGYVSGLTQNTASLRTNGLDLDLDYRLSLPRWQGRSLGSAMFKLVGTYVFALSNVTFRGAAGYDCAGYFGVGCSGPLPHWRHVFRATWASPWGVELSAAWRYIASVRNAASSSNPALAAPYEAADARLGARSYIDLGLSWRIDRRLEFRAGCNNLFDVDPPVVGGSFLAGIGANSNSYPSTYDGLGRNLFAGLTARF; encoded by the coding sequence GTGGCTGCTGCAAGATCGCAGGACGCCGCTGGCGCCGACACGGCGGCGGCGCAGCCGTCCCACGAGATCGTCGTCACCGGTTCGCGCATTCGCCAGCCCCCGCTCGCCGGCGTGAGCGCCATTGGGCGGCTGAGCAGCCAGGACCTCGAATTCCGGGGGACGATGCGGGTCGAGGATGCGATCAACCGCCTGCCCCAGACCTTCGCCGACCAGACCTCGCACGTCGGCCTGAACCCGACGGGTACGGCGACGGTGAACCTGCGCGCCCTGGGGCCACAGCGCACCCTGGTGCTGATCGACGGCAAGCGGCTGATGCCCGGCGATCCGACCGGGGGATCCGTCGCCCCCGACCTGAACTTCATTCCCGACGCCCTGGTGGACCGGATCGAGATCGTCACCGGCGGCGCCTCGGCCGTCTATGGATCGGACGCCGTCGCCGGGGTGGTCAATTTCGTGCTGAAGAAGGATTTCAGCGGCCTGATGGTGGACGTCCAGGCCGGGGCCGACAATCACCACAACCAGGAGGCCCAGATCCAATCCGCCGTCGCCGCGGCGGGATACGTTCTGCCGCCGGCGAATGTCACCGACGGCTACGGCGCCGAGGTCACGCTGGTCGCCGGCGCGAAATCCCCGGACGGCAGGGGCGACGTCACCCTCTATGGCGGCTATCGCTACACCCAGCCGGTGATGAACGGCGCGCGCGATTTCAGCGCCTGCCCGCTGGGCGCCGTCGGCGGGACACTGTCCTGCTTCGGCTCCACCCATGCGCCGGCGCTGGCGCGTTTCGTGGTGCTGGACCCGGCGACCTCCGGCTTCGTGCAGGACCTGACCTTGGACCCCGGCGGGCCGAGCGGCGCCCTGCGTCCGTTCGATGCGCCTCGGGACGCCTACAACTACGCCCCGTTCGAATATTTCCAGCGTCCCGAGGATCGGTACACGGCCGGCGCCTTTGGCGAATACCAGGTGACGCCGGCGCTGGAAGTCTACGCTTCCGGCATGTTCATGTACGACAGCACCGTGGCCGAGCTGGCGCCCAGCGGCCTGTTCGTCCAGCCTTTTTCGATCGCCTGCAGCAATCCCATGCTGTCGGCCGCCGAGGTGCAGGCCTTCTGCGCCGACGCCCATGTTCCGCCGGGCGGCAGCGCGCTCCTGGTCATCGGGCGCCGCGACACCGAGGCCGGCGCCCGCCAGAGCACGCTGACGCACCAGGACTATCGCCTGATCATCGGTGCGCGCGGCGACCTGCGCGGCTGGGACTATGACCTGTCGGCCATGCGTTCGGCCGTGGCGACGGGGCAGACCGACACCCACGACATTTCGTTGAGGCGCGCCGCCGACGCGCTCAACGTGGTGCGCAATGCGTCCGGCGCCCTGGTCTGCGCCTCGGGCGGCCCGGGCTGCGTTCCCTACGACATCTTCCAGGTCGGCGGGGTGACCAAGGCTGCGCTCGCCTATCTGGGACAGCCGGACAGGGCCAAGGGGACCACGGGCGAGACGGTGCTGAGCGCCAGCGTCTCCAGCCAACTGGAGCGGTTCGGACTGAAGTCGCCCTGGGCGGCGCAGGGTCTCAGCGTGGCGTTCGGCGCCGAATATCGGCGCGAGAGCCTGTCGTTTTCACCCGACGCCGAACTGGCCAGCGGCGACCTGGCCGGCCAGGGCGGCGTCCCGCTGACGCCGGTCCGCGGGGCGTTCCACACAACCGACCTGTTCGGCGAGGCGCGCGCCCCCCTGGCCCAGAATCGCGGCCTGCTGCTGCGCGATCTGACCCTGGAGCTGGGCTATCGTTATTCGTGGTACGGCGACTTGGGGAGCTCGGGGACCTACAAGGCCGGCGGCCTTTGGTCGCCGGTCGAGGGGCTGAGCGTTCGCGCCAGCCTCAACCATGCGGTCCGGGCGCCCAACGCCGTCGAGCTGTTCACGCCGCAATCCCTCGATCGGATGGGGTTCGACGTGGACCCTTGCGCCGGGGCCAGCCCGATCGGCTCGGCGGCCGATTGCGCACGCACCGGCGTCAGCGCGGCCCAATACGGTCACATCGTGGCCAGCTCGGAGGGCTATAACAGCCTGGACGGCGGCAATGCGAACCTGCGTCCTGAAACAGCGGACACAGGTACGATCGGCATAGTGGTCGCCCCGCGCGGGGTCGACGGCCTGGTCGCGACCATCGACTATTACGACATCCGCATCCGCGACGGCATCAGCCAGGTCCCCCCTGGCTTCGTCATCGAGCAGTGCCTGGCCACCGGCGATCCGGTCTATTGCAAGCAGATCCACCGCCAGCCCGGCACAGGCTCGCTCTGGCTCGGAGCGGACGGCTATGTGTCCGGCCTGACCCAGAACACCGCCTCCCTGCGGACCAACGGCCTGGACCTGGATCTGGACTACCGGCTCAGCCTGCCCCGCTGGCAGGGGCGGAGCCTCGGGTCGGCGATGTTCAAACTGGTGGGAACCTACGTCTTCGCCCTCTCCAACGTCACCTTCCGCGGCGCGGCCGGCTACGATTGCGCCGGCTATTTCGGCGTTGGCTGCAGCGGCCCGCTGCCGCATTGGCGTCATGTGTTCCGCGCGACCTGGGCTTCGCCCTGGGGCGTCGAGCTGTCCGCGGCCTGGCGATACATCGCTTCGGTCAGGAATGCGGCTTCGTCCAGCAACCCGGCCCTGGCCGCGCCCTACGAGGCGGCCGACGCCCGACTGGGCGCTCGCAGCTACATCGATCTGGGCCTGTCCTGGCGCATCGATCGCCGCCTCGAGTTCCGGGCCGGCTGCAACAATCTGTTCGATGTCGATCCGCCGGTGGTCGGCGGCTCCTTCCTCGCCGGCATCGGGGCCAACAGCAATTCCTATCCGAGCACCTATGACGGGCTGGGGCGAAACCTGTTCGCCGGCCTGACGGCGCGCTTCTGA
- a CDS encoding winged helix-turn-helix domain-containing protein: MDGLEYNIGRFTLQPSRQLLDAGVPVPLGRKALELLSVLAKAEGALVTKDELMAAVWPKTVVEDNALQVHIVALRKALGQDAPLLSTVHGLGYRLTPSPRPQPGDAAATPLVRAALSAAPSRWKPILSAILPFVALATASIWQAKGRLPWAPPPREARVAVLPFDAPGAAGAARGLAGGLPGAIVSELSDNQVPVVSAADSQALRGPGGGQTIDRLGVGLLLGGEVRDDGDAIVVRVHLDDTREHQVIWSDEFRGGADAPEALQADVAAHAADAAHWAKVGRSGKVKLDAASLAAFIAGRESTTGIRKFDQTAALADYQKVVAAAPDFSWGHSAVAVADAFIQAGPESQADVQREAKRALALDPHNGEAYVALELALPRRALQQREALLIKGAAADPSFEPAALMEGRLRSIVGRGHDALAWLQRAHDLDPLHNNATSSLALALAAEGEPAEAQAVVKQMQAQWPEQYGTKDARFWTSVIDGDTPAALAQLTDPATRPQGMDQNALAAWRATLLSKASSSRAARAKAAQAVTAAAAAGSLDAGEAATLLTMLGDLDGAFSQASHYRLGDPYTPPYLFLPPTRAMRADPRFMLLAARLGLVDYWRATGAWPDFCEEPGLPYDCRREAAKAAAA, encoded by the coding sequence ATGGACGGGCTCGAATACAACATCGGGCGCTTCACCCTTCAGCCCTCGCGCCAGCTGCTGGACGCGGGCGTTCCGGTTCCACTGGGGCGCAAGGCGCTCGAGTTGCTCTCCGTCCTGGCCAAGGCCGAGGGCGCGCTGGTGACGAAGGACGAACTGATGGCCGCCGTCTGGCCCAAGACGGTGGTCGAGGACAATGCGCTCCAGGTCCACATCGTCGCGCTGCGAAAGGCGCTCGGCCAGGATGCGCCGCTGCTCAGCACCGTCCATGGCCTGGGCTACCGGCTGACCCCCTCGCCCCGGCCGCAACCGGGCGATGCGGCGGCGACCCCGCTGGTCAGGGCGGCCCTTTCGGCGGCCCCGTCACGCTGGAAGCCCATCCTTTCGGCCATCTTGCCGTTCGTCGCCCTGGCCACGGCCAGCATCTGGCAGGCGAAAGGCCGCCTGCCGTGGGCTCCCCCGCCGCGCGAGGCCCGCGTGGCGGTCTTGCCGTTCGACGCGCCCGGAGCCGCCGGGGCTGCGCGGGGCCTGGCCGGCGGCCTGCCGGGCGCCATCGTCAGCGAGCTGTCCGACAATCAGGTTCCGGTGGTCTCCGCCGCCGACAGCCAGGCCCTGCGCGGCCCCGGCGGGGGGCAGACGATCGACCGGCTGGGCGTGGGGCTGCTGCTCGGCGGCGAGGTGCGGGATGACGGCGACGCCATCGTCGTCCGCGTCCATCTGGACGACACGCGCGAGCACCAGGTCATCTGGTCGGATGAGTTCCGAGGCGGCGCCGACGCCCCGGAGGCGCTTCAGGCCGACGTCGCCGCCCATGCCGCCGACGCCGCCCACTGGGCCAAGGTCGGGCGCTCGGGCAAGGTCAAGCTGGATGCGGCCAGCCTCGCCGCCTTCATCGCCGGGCGCGAGAGCACCACCGGCATCCGCAAGTTCGACCAGACGGCGGCGCTGGCCGACTACCAGAAGGTCGTCGCCGCTGCGCCGGACTTTTCCTGGGGCCATTCGGCCGTGGCCGTGGCCGACGCTTTCATCCAGGCCGGCCCGGAATCACAGGCCGACGTGCAACGCGAGGCCAAGCGCGCCCTCGCGCTCGACCCGCACAACGGCGAGGCCTATGTGGCGCTCGAACTGGCCTTGCCGCGGCGCGCATTGCAGCAGCGCGAGGCCCTGCTGATCAAGGGCGCCGCCGCCGACCCCAGCTTCGAGCCCGCCGCCCTGATGGAGGGCCGCCTGAGATCCATCGTCGGCCGCGGCCATGACGCTCTGGCCTGGCTGCAGCGCGCTCACGACCTCGACCCGCTGCACAACAACGCCACCTCGTCCCTAGCCCTGGCCCTGGCGGCCGAGGGCGAGCCGGCGGAGGCCCAGGCGGTGGTCAAGCAGATGCAGGCCCAGTGGCCGGAGCAATACGGCACCAAGGACGCCCGGTTCTGGACCAGCGTGATCGACGGCGACACACCCGCCGCCCTGGCTCAACTGACGGACCCGGCGACCCGGCCCCAAGGCATGGACCAGAACGCCCTGGCCGCCTGGCGCGCCACACTCCTGTCCAAGGCCTCCAGCAGCCGGGCGGCGAGGGCCAAGGCCGCACAGGCGGTGACCGCCGCAGCCGCGGCTGGCTCGCTGGACGCTGGCGAGGCCGCAACCCTCCTCACCATGCTGGGCGACCTCGACGGCGCCTTCTCCCAGGCTTCGCACTATCGGCTCGGCGATCCCTACACGCCACCGTATCTGTTCCTGCCACCGACCCGCGCCATGCGGGCGGACCCGAGGTTCATGCTGCTGGCGGCCAGGCTCGGCCTGGTCGACTACTGGCGCGCCACCGGCGCCTGGCCGGACTTCTGCGAGGAGCCGGGCCTGCCCTATGACTGCCGCCGCGAGGCGGCGAAGGCCGCCGCAGCGTGA
- a CDS encoding ATP-binding protein — translation MFDRGLSLAVGLAALVFFGGLIGLGANVDRLARHREETQAVNALKGRMQEVGDQVVGNADWDDAVAHASNILDMPWISENIGFFFSQPSRFQFVYLIAPDGRRVFGMDHGKAADPAHFAPLDAAAAPLIADIRVQEARRGPFAGHSKDGRMLSRPILAHDVVRFEGQLFILTATLIQPDFGTAIPGPRASIIVTGKPVDAAFMDSLAQRLLLDHVRLVGPEDTAKAYIDLDNRGGERFARIAWNPQQPGGDVISIALLPILVGVGAPLLLYLRGKRTARRLEATLEDLGRARDEADAANRHKTTFLATMSHEIRTPLNGVLAMAQVMDLNPLSPEQRQRLSVISHSSETLLTIVNDILDLSKIEAGKLDLDERPFDIGALAQALQGLYAPMAAEKGLGFAVEVADEARGRWKGDPDRLRQVVANLVSNALKFTEAGEIAVLVCRSETGGLRVEVRDTGIGISTEKLDVIFDKFSQAESSTARRFGGTGLGLAIGRQLVEAMGGRMWVTSALGCGSIFAFEVPLAKLGEAVEDEARAAQAASAPSGQIRILAADDNETNRQVLAAILEPLEVGLDLCEDGAQALAAWRGGGYDLILMDIQMPGMDGLDATRAIREIEGRDGRPRTPIIALTANAMTHQLAEYRAAGMDDCVAKPIRIAELHEAMVRVLAAAEAAAEAA, via the coding sequence TTGTTCGATCGCGGACTGTCGCTGGCCGTGGGCCTGGCGGCGCTGGTGTTCTTTGGCGGCCTGATCGGCCTCGGGGCCAATGTCGACCGGCTGGCGCGGCATCGCGAAGAGACCCAGGCGGTCAACGCCCTGAAAGGGCGGATGCAGGAGGTCGGCGACCAGGTGGTCGGCAACGCCGACTGGGACGATGCGGTGGCTCATGCCAGCAACATCCTGGACATGCCCTGGATCTCCGAGAACATCGGCTTCTTCTTCTCCCAGCCGAGCCGGTTCCAGTTCGTCTATCTGATCGCCCCCGATGGGCGGCGGGTGTTCGGCATGGACCACGGCAAGGCGGCCGATCCCGCCCACTTCGCGCCTCTGGACGCCGCCGCCGCGCCGCTGATCGCCGACATCCGCGTGCAGGAAGCCCGCCGCGGCCCCTTCGCCGGCCATTCCAAGGACGGGCGGATGCTGTCGCGGCCGATCCTGGCCCATGACGTAGTCCGCTTCGAGGGCCAGTTGTTCATCCTGACGGCGACCCTGATCCAGCCGGACTTCGGCACCGCGATCCCCGGTCCGCGCGCCTCGATCATCGTCACCGGCAAGCCGGTGGACGCGGCCTTCATGGACAGCCTGGCCCAGCGGCTGCTCCTGGACCATGTGCGCCTGGTCGGGCCCGAGGACACCGCCAAGGCCTATATCGACCTGGACAATCGGGGCGGCGAGCGCTTCGCCCGGATCGCCTGGAATCCGCAGCAGCCCGGCGGCGACGTGATCTCCATCGCCCTGTTGCCGATCCTGGTCGGGGTCGGCGCGCCCCTGCTCCTCTACCTGCGCGGCAAGCGCACCGCCCGTCGGCTGGAGGCCACGCTCGAAGACCTTGGCCGGGCGCGCGACGAGGCCGACGCCGCCAACCGGCACAAGACCACCTTCCTCGCCACCATGAGCCACGAAATCCGGACGCCCCTGAACGGGGTGCTGGCCATGGCCCAGGTGATGGACCTCAATCCCCTGTCCCCTGAGCAGCGCCAGCGCCTGTCAGTGATCAGCCACTCCAGCGAAACCTTGCTGACCATCGTCAACGACATTCTGGACCTGTCCAAGATCGAGGCCGGCAAGCTGGATCTGGATGAGCGGCCGTTCGACATCGGCGCCCTGGCCCAGGCGCTGCAGGGCCTCTATGCGCCCATGGCGGCGGAGAAGGGCCTGGGCTTTGCGGTCGAAGTCGCGGACGAGGCCCGCGGCCGCTGGAAAGGCGATCCCGACCGGCTGCGTCAGGTGGTGGCCAACCTGGTCTCCAATGCGCTGAAATTCACCGAGGCCGGCGAGATCGCCGTCCTGGTATGCCGCTCGGAAACAGGCGGCCTGCGGGTCGAGGTGCGCGACACCGGCATCGGCATATCGACGGAAAAGCTGGACGTGATCTTCGACAAGTTCAGCCAGGCGGAAAGCTCGACCGCCCGCCGGTTCGGCGGCACCGGCCTTGGCCTGGCCATCGGCCGCCAGCTGGTCGAGGCGATGGGCGGGCGCATGTGGGTGACCAGCGCGCTGGGCTGCGGCTCGATCTTCGCCTTCGAGGTCCCCCTGGCGAAGCTGGGCGAGGCGGTCGAGGACGAGGCTCGCGCCGCCCAGGCCGCCAGCGCGCCCTCGGGCCAGATCCGGATCCTGGCCGCCGACGACAACGAGACCAACCGCCAGGTGCTGGCGGCGATCCTGGAGCCGCTGGAGGTCGGGCTGGACCTCTGCGAGGACGGCGCCCAGGCCCTGGCCGCCTGGCGCGGCGGCGGCTACGACCTCATCCTGATGGACATCCAGATGCCGGGCATGGACGGCCTGGACGCCACCCGCGCGATCCGCGAGATCGAGGGGCGGGACGGTCGGCCCCGCACCCCGATCATCGCCCTGACCGCCAACGCCATGACCCACCAGCTCGCCGAATACCGCGCCGCCGGCATGGACGACTGTGTCGCCAAGCCGATCCGGATCGCCGAGCTGCACGAGGCCATGGTGCGGGTGCTGGCGGCGGCCGAGGCCGCGGCCGAGGCCGCCTGA
- the murC gene encoding UDP-N-acetylmuramate--L-alanine ligase: MNRRPVPFDLGPVHFVGIGGIGMSGIAEIMLRIGYTVQGSDAKASANTERLQKLGAKIFIGHDAAHVAGASAIVYSTAVKADNPEMVAGREARLPLVRRAEMLAELMRLQFSVAVGGTHGKTTTTSMVACLLDAGGLDPTVVNGGIINAYGTNAKVGEGDWIVVEADESDGTFLRLKSTVAVVTNIDPEHLDHYGDFEAVKKAFQAFVENIPFYGFAAVCTDHPEVQAMAARVQNRRLIPYGTNPQAEVRALNISMGPEGAKFDVLVTPLKGEPVTLKDLRLPMAGQHNVLNALAAIAVARELGVSDEAIREGLDHFEGVRRRFTTTGTANGVRIIDDYGHHPVEIASVLKAARAVTPEGRVIAVVQPHRYSRLHDLFGEFCGCFNDADVVIVADVYPAGEAPIEGANKDALVEGLRRWGHRHVVALDSPASLAGLVAAEAKAGDLVVCLGAGDITAWAYALPGQLEALVGA; this comes from the coding sequence ATGAATCGTCGCCCCGTCCCCTTCGACCTCGGTCCTGTCCACTTCGTCGGCATCGGCGGCATCGGCATGAGCGGCATCGCCGAGATCATGCTGCGCATCGGCTATACGGTGCAGGGCTCCGACGCCAAGGCCTCGGCCAACACCGAGCGGCTGCAGAAGCTGGGCGCGAAGATCTTCATCGGCCACGACGCCGCCCATGTCGCGGGCGCCTCGGCGATCGTCTATTCCACCGCGGTCAAGGCCGACAATCCCGAGATGGTCGCCGGGCGCGAGGCGCGCCTGCCGCTGGTGCGCCGGGCCGAGATGCTGGCCGAGCTGATGCGGCTGCAGTTCTCGGTGGCCGTGGGCGGCACGCACGGCAAGACCACCACCACCTCGATGGTCGCCTGCCTCCTGGACGCCGGGGGCCTGGATCCCACCGTGGTCAACGGCGGCATCATCAACGCCTATGGCACCAACGCCAAGGTGGGCGAGGGCGACTGGATCGTGGTCGAGGCCGACGAGAGCGACGGCACCTTCCTGCGCCTGAAGTCGACCGTGGCCGTGGTCACCAATATCGACCCCGAGCACCTGGACCACTACGGCGACTTCGAAGCCGTGAAGAAGGCGTTCCAGGCCTTTGTCGAGAACATCCCCTTCTACGGTTTCGCGGCCGTCTGCACCGACCACCCCGAAGTCCAGGCCATGGCCGCGCGGGTGCAGAACCGCCGGCTGATCCCCTACGGGACCAACCCGCAGGCCGAGGTCAGGGCGCTGAACATCAGCATGGGGCCGGAGGGCGCGAAGTTCGACGTGCTGGTCACGCCGCTGAAGGGCGAACCGGTGACCCTGAAAGACCTGCGCCTGCCCATGGCCGGCCAGCACAACGTGCTGAACGCGCTCGCCGCCATCGCCGTAGCCCGCGAACTGGGCGTCTCGGACGAGGCGATCCGCGAGGGGCTGGACCATTTCGAAGGCGTGCGCCGCCGCTTCACCACCACCGGGACGGCGAACGGGGTCCGCATCATCGACGACTACGGCCACCACCCGGTCGAGATCGCCTCGGTGCTCAAGGCCGCCCGGGCGGTGACGCCCGAGGGGCGGGTGATCGCCGTGGTTCAGCCGCACCGCTACAGCCGCCTGCACGACCTGTTCGGCGAGTTCTGCGGCTGCTTCAACGACGCCGATGTGGTGATCGTGGCCGATGTCTATCCGGCCGGCGAGGCGCCGATCGAGGGGGCCAACAAGGACGCCCTGGTCGAGGGCCTGCGCCGCTGGGGCCACCGCCATGTGGTCGCCCTGGACAGCCCGGCGAGCCTGGCCGGCCTGGTGGCCGCCGAGGCCAAGGCCGGCGACCTGGTGGTCTGCCTCGGCGCCGGCGACATCACCGCCTGGGCCTACGCCCTGCCGGGGCAGCTGGAGGCGCTGGTGGGGGCGTGA